In Musa acuminata AAA Group cultivar baxijiao chromosome BXJ3-11, Cavendish_Baxijiao_AAA, whole genome shotgun sequence, one DNA window encodes the following:
- the LOC135653195 gene encoding protein indeterminate-domain 12-like, which translates to MFLGIMEEEHCSDQKPHPPLQQRSSSATPSSSAAVPQKKKKRNLPGKPYTDAEVIALSPKTLMATNRFTCEVCNKGFQREQNLQLHRRGHNLPWKLKKKNPDEVRRRVYLCPEPTCAHHDPSRALGDLTGIKKHFCRKHGEKRWKCDKCSKRYAVQSDWKAHSKICGTREYRCDCGTLFSRRDSFVTHRAFCDALAQENARIPTGAHAIGGQLYPNRGITSHFSSLAQPSNDLLLLRGNSGADHIGATTSRQPQTYHPSSFYFGGGSNQGFDEDPQLPQSKPFRGMMQLQDLQTVADASSSSAAAAVNAFNLGFFSGSGSTNALNSAGGGTEPMTLFAGDLTSNHINDDANISSLYNSCMQPQISASSLLQKTTTWSGGNGSSLLRGFGTSYHSYTSGVNDGSRQSSGAHVENHFHDIMNSLASDQVAGFSGFNPGLGNMGEDGLRSNLSAGGIGGSDRSTRDFLGVDSMIRRNMVGGVQEREQHLGIGMRSMDTEMKSRGGRLQ; encoded by the exons ATGTTCCTCGGTATCATGGAGGAAGAGCACTGCAGCGACCAAAAGCCACACCCGCCGCTGCAGCAGCGATCATCATCGGCAACGCCAAGCTCGTCGGCTGCTGTtcctcagaagaagaagaagaggaacctcCCTGGAAAACCAT ATACGGATGCGGAGGTAATAGCTTTGTCACCCAAAACACTGATGGCCACGAACCGCTTCACCTGCGAGGTCTGCAACAAAGGGTTCCAGCGGGAGCAGAACCTCCAGCTGCACCGGCGCGGCCACAACCTGCCGTGGAagctgaagaagaagaacccgGACGAGGTCCGCCGCCGCGTGTACCTCTGCCCGGAGCCCACCTGCGCCCACCACGACCCGTCGCGGGCCCTCGGGGACCTCACCGGCATCAAGAAGCACTTCTGCCGCAAGCACGGCGAGAAGCGGTGGAAGTGCGACAAGTGCTCCAAGCGCTACGCCGTGCAGTCGGACTGGAAGGCCCATTCCAAGATCTGCGGCACTCGCGAGTACCGCTGCGACTGCGGCACTCTCTTCTCCAG GCGAGACAGCTTCGTCACCCACAGAGCCTTCTGTGATGCATTAGCACAAGAAAACGCAAGGATTCCGACCGGCGCGCACGCCATCGGCGGCCAGTTGTACCCAAACAGAGGCATAACGTCGCACTTCTCATCCTTAGCTCAACCTTCCAACGATCTCCTCCTCCTGCGGGGAAATAGCGGTGCGGATCACATCGGCGCCACCACCTCTCGGCAGCCTCAGACATATCACCCGTCCTCATTCTACTTCGGTGGTGGATCTAACCAAGGTTTCGATGAGGACCCGCAGCTGCCTCAAAGCAAGCCCTTCCGTGGCATGATGCAACTCCAAGATCTCCAAACAGTGGCCGatgcctcttcctcttctgctgCGGCCGCTGTCAACGCTTTCAATCTTGGCTTCTTCTCCGGCAGCGGTAGCACGAATGCCCTCAACAGTGCAGGCGGAGGCACTGAGCCGATGACGCTGTTCGCCGGAGACCTCACGAGTAATCACATTAACGATGACGCAAACATATCTTCTCTGTATAACTCATGTATGCAGCCGCAGATATCAGCAAGCTCACTGCTTCAGAAGACCACAACGTGGAGCGGTGGCAACGGCAGCTCATTGCTTAGAGGTTTCGGTACCTCGTACCACAGCTACACATCTGGTGTTAACGATGGAAGTAGACAGAGCTCAGGAGCTCATGTGGAGAACCATTTCCATGACATCATGAACTCCCTTGCTAGTGACCAAGTGGCTGGTTTCAGTGGCTTCAACCCAGGTCTGGGGAACATGGGCGAGGACGGGTTGCGCAGCAACCTATCGGCCGGAGGCATCGGAGGCTCGGACAGATCAACAAGAGACTTTCTTGGTGTTGACAGCATGATTAGAAGAAACATGGTGGGAGGAGTTCAGGAGAGGGAACAGCATCTTGGCATTGGAATGAGATCCATGGACACAGAGATGAAGTCACGAGGTGGGAGACTGCAATAG